A genomic stretch from Xenopus laevis strain J_2021 chromosome 6S, Xenopus_laevis_v10.1, whole genome shotgun sequence includes:
- the rbm48.S gene encoding RNA-binding protein 48 isoform X2 codes for MKELIEQFALYGTIEEYNALDEYPAEEFTEVYLIRFQRIQSARVAKRKLDERSFFGGVLHICYAPEFEAVQETREKLQERRKFVARATSSKDQNTADKKQEVAKIATPASTASASPIYCRDPPLHDTGDWESCHTESALSHEQIYRPVSTYEDPNIDTSEETVQPTFASSRIGYMHNTGPKVPGKSTARFMPRTTQLQERQRKRQQNDALALCGSVPGSQEIVIGPQLPEIPKLDMDNDSLNITANVIREKLKEVSCTVISAAPGRTSEDAATRPPVKQRRRI; via the exons ATGAAGGAGCTTATTGAGCAATTTGCCCTTTACGGAACCATAGAAGAGTATAACGCTTTAGACGAATACCCTGCTGAAGAATTCACTGAGGTGTATCTCATCAGATTCCAGAGGATACAGAGTGCAAG AGTTGCCAAGCGGAAGTTAGATGAACGCAGTTTCTTTGGCGGTGTGCTGCATATCTGCTACGCTCCAGAATTTGAGGCTGTCCAAGAGACTCGAGAGAAACTACAAGAAAGAAGAAAGTTTGTAGCAAGGGCCACATCTAGCAAAG ATCAGAATACAGCTGACAAGAAACAAGAAGTTGCTAAGATCGCTACTCCGGCATCTACTGCAAGTGCTTCACCTATTTACTGCAGAGATCCTCCTTTACATGACACGGGTGACTGGGAATCTTGCCATACTGAATCTGCTCTTTCACACGAACAAATATACAGGCCCGTTTCAACATACGAGGACCCTAACATCGATACATCTGAAGAAACCGTTCAGCCGACATTTGCATCCAGCAGAATTGGCTACATGCACAATACTGGGCCAAAAGTGCCAGGAAAAAGTACCGCAAGATTTATGCCCAGAACTACTCAACTGCaggagagacagagaaagagacagCAAAACGACGCCCTTGCTCTATGTGGCTCAGTTCCAGGCAGTCAGGAAATTGTAATTGGACCACAGTTGCCAGAAATACCAAAATTAGACATGGATAATGATTCCCTGAATATCACAGCCAATGTCATCAGGGAAAAACTAAAAGAG GTGTCCTGTACAGTCATATCAGCAGCCCCTGGAAGAACATCAGAGGATGCAGCAACGAGACCTCCAGTAAAGCAAAGAAGAAGAATTTAG